A section of the Ovis canadensis isolate MfBH-ARS-UI-01 breed Bighorn chromosome 1, ARS-UI_OviCan_v2, whole genome shotgun sequence genome encodes:
- the LOC138440770 gene encoding cytochrome P450 4A7-like, with the protein MGDPKAHIAYRYLKPWIGTGLLLLEGQTWFQHQQMLTPAFHYDILKPCVGLMADSVQVMLELSVLHPGHQGPLSSDFFPTEECSPPERPHLQADP; encoded by the exons ACCCAAAGGCTCATATTGCCTACAGATACCTGAAGCCCTGGATTG GGACAGGTTTGCTGCTGTTGGAGGGGCAGACATGGTTCCAGCACCAGCAGATGCTGACCCCAGCCTTCCACTATGACATCCTGAAGCCTTGTGTGGGACTCATGGCCGACTCTGTCCAAGTGATGCTG GAACTTTCAGTCCTACATCCAGGCCATCAGGGACCTCTGTCATCTGATTTTTTCCCAACTGAAGAATGCTCTCCACCAGAACGACCTCATCTACAGGCTGACCCCTGA